A window from Candidatus Peregrinibacteria bacterium encodes these proteins:
- a CDS encoding class I fructose-bisphosphate aldolase — translation MELPLQQIAARMVAKGKGILAADESNSTAGKRLASINTESTSDSRRQYREIFLGTESVENYLSGVILYDETIRQNMSTGISFVEHLNNIGVIPGIKVDMGLQDLPNFPGESYTQGLDNLRVRLKEYYELGARFAKWRSLLTISNPVASDACIHTNAHGMTMYALLCQEAGIVPIVEPEILIEGEHTIEESYEVTKRALKGLFDMLQYFKVDLSGLILKSSMVISGKQNAARADAKTVGEMTYKCLLETVPAEVPGVVFLSGGQAPEEATENMYEVNKAAIAAGGAPWELTFSFARALQAPSLAIWNGHDENIDAARAKFTERLQANGAAREGEKVGNGAEIEIAV, via the coding sequence ATGGAACTACCACTTCAACAGATTGCGGCACGTATGGTCGCAAAAGGAAAAGGAATTCTTGCCGCTGACGAAAGTAATTCAACGGCCGGCAAAAGACTGGCATCTATAAATACAGAATCAACCTCTGACTCTCGTCGTCAATATCGTGAAATATTCCTCGGGACGGAAAGTGTGGAAAATTATCTTTCCGGTGTGATACTTTATGATGAAACTATTCGTCAAAACATGTCTACAGGAATTTCATTTGTTGAACATTTAAATAATATTGGAGTAATTCCCGGTATCAAGGTCGATATGGGCCTTCAAGATTTACCTAATTTCCCCGGTGAAAGCTACACTCAAGGATTGGATAATCTGAGAGTTAGATTAAAAGAATATTATGAGTTGGGTGCGCGTTTCGCTAAGTGGAGATCTCTTCTTACAATTTCAAATCCGGTAGCTTCCGATGCATGTATTCATACAAACGCACATGGCATGACGATGTACGCATTGCTTTGCCAGGAAGCGGGGATCGTGCCGATTGTGGAGCCGGAGATCTTGATCGAAGGCGAACACACAATTGAAGAAAGTTACGAAGTTACCAAGAGAGCCCTCAAGGGACTTTTTGATATGTTGCAATACTTCAAGGTTGATCTTTCCGGATTGATACTCAAATCAAGTATGGTGATTTCAGGGAAGCAAAATGCCGCTCGTGCCGATGCAAAAACTGTTGGAGAAATGACTTACAAATGCTTACTTGAAACAGTTCCGGCGGAAGTTCCCGGGGTTGTTTTCTTATCCGGTGGGCAAGCCCCGGAGGAAGCTACGGAAAACATGTATGAAGTAAATAAAGCGGCGATCGCCGCCGGAGGCGCTCCATGGGAATTAACATTCTCATTTGCGCGTGCACTTCAAGCACCATCGCTCGCTATCTGGAATGGACATGATGAAAACATAGATGCCGCTCGCGCTAAATTCACTGAACGTCTACAAGCAAATGGAGCCGCTCGCGAAGGTGAGAAGGTTGGCAATGGCGCAGAGATTGAGATAGCCGTTTAA
- the dnaB gene encoding replicative DNA helicase: protein MVDFANMKVPPHSLDAERSLIGSLLLEKDSIIKIADLVNADDFYHEGHRLIYGVIFELFQKRTPIDLLTVSNSLNDNGELENIGGKSYLVEIVDSVVTAAHIYQYGIIVKHKSTLRKLISAGDHIKGLGFDETAEIEDILEDAEKNLFNVSQTFVKDKFMHIKDILTKTYEKITDLHDPDAKEKYRGIPTGFDGLDRILSGLQPSDMVVIAARPSMGKTALALNIAQNVAKTGKSVGIMSLEMSKGQLVERMFCSLLQVDSWKMRTGQLTEADFARIGPVMDELNNYKIFIDDSIGNSLPELRAKARRLQMEHGLDVIMIDYLQLMSSGKAGGNFSNRVNEISEISRSLKALARELHVPIIALSQLSRAVEQRPNKMPVLSDLRESGAIEQDADVVMMMYREDYYEEDSDRPGITDIYIRKHRNGKTGRIELMFKKEQMKFYDIDRVHED, encoded by the coding sequence GTGGTCGATTTTGCCAACATGAAGGTTCCACCGCATAGCCTCGACGCTGAGCGTTCTTTGATTGGCTCTCTTTTGCTCGAAAAAGACAGCATAATAAAGATTGCCGATCTTGTTAATGCAGATGATTTTTATCATGAAGGGCACAGGCTGATATACGGAGTAATATTTGAACTTTTTCAAAAAAGGACTCCTATTGACCTATTGACAGTTTCAAATTCATTAAATGATAATGGTGAACTCGAGAATATTGGAGGGAAATCTTACTTAGTGGAAATAGTCGATTCTGTCGTTACAGCAGCTCATATTTACCAATATGGAATTATCGTAAAACACAAATCCACACTACGAAAACTGATCTCTGCCGGTGACCATATCAAGGGTCTCGGATTTGATGAGACTGCAGAAATAGAGGATATTTTGGAAGATGCAGAAAAAAATCTTTTCAACGTTTCACAGACATTCGTAAAAGATAAATTCATGCACATTAAAGATATTTTGACAAAAACATACGAGAAAATCACAGATCTACATGATCCGGATGCTAAAGAGAAATATCGCGGAATCCCTACGGGGTTTGATGGGCTTGACCGTATTCTCTCCGGGCTTCAGCCATCTGACATGGTCGTTATCGCAGCCCGTCCATCTATGGGTAAGACGGCGCTCGCCCTAAATATAGCTCAAAACGTAGCGAAAACAGGCAAGAGTGTCGGCATCATGTCGCTTGAAATGTCCAAAGGGCAGTTGGTAGAACGTATGTTCTGTTCGCTTCTACAGGTGGATTCATGGAAGATGAGAACAGGGCAGTTGACTGAAGCGGATTTTGCTAGAATCGGGCCCGTCATGGATGAACTAAACAACTACAAAATATTTATTGATGACTCTATTGGGAATAGCTTGCCTGAGCTCCGCGCCAAGGCGCGTCGCCTCCAAATGGAGCATGGCCTAGACGTAATCATGATCGACTATCTACAACTCATGAGTTCAGGGAAGGCAGGTGGAAATTTCTCTAATCGTGTAAACGAAATCTCCGAGATCTCGCGCTCGCTAAAAGCGCTCGCGCGCGAGCTCCACGTCCCGATTATCGCTCTATCTCAATTATCTCGTGCCGTAGAACAACGCCCAAACAAAATGCCGGTGTTGTCTGACCTTCGTGAATCCGGAGCTATCGAGCAAGATGCCGACGTCGTTATGATGATGTACCGAGAAGATTACTATGAAGAAGACTCTGACCGCCCAGGTATCACTGATATATACATCCGTAAACATCGTAACGGTAAAACCGGCCGCATCGAACTCATGTTCAAAAAAGAACAGATGAAGTTCTATGACATCGATAGAGTTCACGAGGACTAA
- the metK gene encoding methionine adenosyltransferase, whose protein sequence is MAKYFFTSESVTEGHPDKICDQISDAMLDAVLTDDPDGACCCEVFTTTGMVLVGGEITTKTYINVDDLVRSVLKDIGYTNADYGIDYKSCAVLNVIHEQSPDIAQGENTEKSVHKAQGAGDQGMMVGFACRDTEELMPLPIMLAHGLTRRLAELRKNGTLPYLRPDGKAQVTVEYENDKPIGVEAVVIAAQHDENISYEKLRSDIIEHIIKPVCGTLLYENAKIYVNETGKFVIGGPQGDTGVTGRKIIVDTYGGMGRHGGGAFSGKVPNKQDRSGAYMARYIAKNVVAAGLADRFEVQLAYAIGYPEPVSVHVTTFGTGTVADEVIEQAIKKVFDMSPAGIIKTLDLKRPIYRATASYGHFGRSEFPWEKTDKVEALKSALA, encoded by the coding sequence ATGGCAAAATACTTTTTCACTTCAGAATCGGTAACGGAAGGACATCCAGACAAAATTTGTGATCAAATTTCAGATGCTATGCTTGACGCTGTCCTGACAGATGATCCCGATGGAGCTTGTTGTTGTGAAGTTTTTACAACAACAGGGATGGTGCTCGTGGGTGGTGAAATCACTACAAAAACTTATATAAATGTGGATGATCTTGTACGTAGCGTTTTAAAAGATATCGGTTATACAAATGCGGATTACGGAATTGATTATAAAAGTTGCGCCGTACTCAATGTGATTCACGAGCAAAGTCCCGACATAGCTCAAGGTGAAAATACGGAAAAAAGTGTTCACAAAGCGCAAGGAGCGGGAGATCAAGGTATGATGGTCGGCTTCGCCTGCAGAGATACCGAAGAGCTGATGCCGCTTCCGATCATGCTTGCGCATGGTCTAACTAGACGACTGGCGGAACTTCGCAAAAATGGTACTTTGCCATACCTCCGTCCGGATGGAAAAGCTCAAGTAACAGTCGAATATGAAAATGATAAACCTATCGGGGTTGAAGCCGTGGTAATCGCGGCTCAACATGATGAGAATATTTCCTATGAAAAACTTCGCAGTGACATTATCGAACATATTATCAAACCGGTATGTGGGACGCTGCTTTATGAAAATGCCAAAATTTACGTCAATGAAACGGGGAAATTCGTAATCGGCGGACCACAAGGTGATACAGGTGTAACGGGCAGAAAAATAATCGTGGATACATATGGTGGAATGGGGCGACATGGCGGCGGCGCATTTAGTGGGAAGGTTCCGAATAAGCAAGATCGTAGCGGTGCGTACATGGCTCGTTATATAGCAAAAAACGTAGTCGCCGCCGGACTTGCCGACAGATTTGAAGTGCAATTGGCATACGCCATAGGCTATCCTGAGCCGGTTTCCGTGCACGTGACGACGTTTGGTACGGGAACGGTGGCCGATGAAGTCATCGAGCAAGCGATCAAAAAAGTGTTCGATATGTCACCCGCCGGAATCATCAAAACTCTTGATTTGAAAAGACCGATTTATCGTGCCACGGCTTCTTATGGGCACTTCGGCAGATCGGAATTCCCATGGGAAAAAACCGATAAGGTTGAAGCGCTGAAATCCGCCTTGGCTTAA
- the ahcY gene encoding adenosylhomocysteinase, with protein MDYKVKDISLAEFGRKEIEIAEKEMPGLMSLREKYGSSKPLNGARIAGCIHMTIQTAVLIETLIALGAEVRWSSCNIFSTQDHAAAAIAAASIPVFAWKGETEEEYAWCIEETLKFGEKSEEPDGAKALGPNMILDDGGDLTELIYKKYPEMLSEIKGITEETTTGGHRLYQMMKNGKLQTPCINVNDSVTKSKFDNLYGCRESLADGLKRATDVMIAGKVVVIAGYGDVGKGCAHSMRSYGARVIITEIDPINALQAAMEGYEVKPMDEAVKEGNIFVTATGCADVITGAHMEQMKDQAILCNIGHFDSEIETSWLKENSKKMEIKPQVDKHTLANGNELILLAEGRLVNLGCATGHPSFVMSNSFTNQVLAQIELYTKTEQYSPGVYMLPKKLDEEVARLHLAKIGVRLDKLTKEQADYLDISVEGPYKPEHYRY; from the coding sequence ATGGATTATAAAGTAAAAGATATCAGCCTGGCTGAATTTGGTCGCAAGGAAATTGAAATTGCGGAAAAAGAAATGCCCGGCCTTATGTCTCTAAGAGAGAAATACGGCTCTTCAAAACCACTCAATGGTGCGCGGATAGCCGGTTGTATTCACATGACGATTCAGACTGCGGTTTTGATTGAGACTTTAATCGCACTTGGAGCGGAAGTTCGGTGGAGCAGTTGCAATATATTTTCAACACAAGATCATGCGGCGGCGGCTATCGCCGCCGCCTCTATCCCCGTCTTCGCATGGAAAGGCGAAACGGAAGAAGAGTATGCATGGTGCATCGAAGAAACTCTGAAATTCGGCGAGAAGAGCGAGGAGCCGGACGGCGCCAAGGCGCTGGGCCCGAACATGATTCTTGACGATGGAGGCGACCTCACCGAATTGATTTACAAAAAATATCCCGAAATGCTTTCGGAAATCAAAGGGATAACGGAGGAAACGACAACCGGAGGGCATAGACTTTATCAAATGATGAAAAACGGCAAATTGCAAACACCGTGCATTAACGTAAATGATTCCGTTACAAAGAGTAAATTCGACAATCTATACGGCTGTCGTGAATCACTCGCCGACGGCCTCAAACGTGCAACAGATGTGATGATAGCGGGTAAAGTTGTGGTAATAGCCGGATACGGAGATGTAGGTAAGGGCTGTGCGCACTCTATGCGTTCATACGGGGCTCGCGTAATTATTACTGAGATTGACCCGATAAATGCCTTGCAAGCAGCTATGGAAGGATATGAAGTAAAACCTATGGATGAAGCTGTGAAAGAAGGGAATATATTTGTTACAGCAACAGGCTGTGCGGACGTAATTACAGGTGCTCACATGGAGCAGATGAAAGACCAAGCTATCCTTTGTAATATCGGGCATTTTGACAGTGAAATAGAAACTAGCTGGCTCAAAGAAAATTCCAAAAAAATGGAAATCAAACCTCAAGTGGATAAACACACTCTTGCAAACGGCAATGAGCTTATTTTACTCGCGGAAGGTCGTCTGGTTAATCTCGGATGCGCGACCGGGCATCCGTCATTTGTAATGAGTAATTCATTTACAAACCAAGTCCTCGCACAAATAGAGCTTTATACAAAAACCGAACAATACAGTCCCGGCGTATACATGCTACCGAAAAAACTCGATGAAGAAGTCGCGCGACTGCACCTCGCAAAAATCGGTGTCCGACTCGACAAACTCACAAAAGAACAGGCTGATTATTTGGATATTTCCGTTGAAGGGCCTTACAAACCGGAGCATTACAGATATTGA